A stretch of the Esox lucius isolate fEsoLuc1 chromosome 2, fEsoLuc1.pri, whole genome shotgun sequence genome encodes the following:
- the pkp3b gene encoding plakophilin-3 isoform X1: MSAKVFSDSCLLSARQHNTSVTTYAVPSDVQLGPEGSISDELARAKRVQQQVQLRLAERRSSSRTRLNGSHCTPPEHSGTMGYNTCGPGSSSNLAIHKPRTRTMVMPPGSQYLGGSSPRSVVELGPRYRISQPPVSTAYLHSDNNQLGGYLTSQATRSTISRSMCQSDHEVLSLDLGAPHTLSHKQHNPLASWVAPDGIVSECHSYHGGGIPAPGMMRRTLSGTLAQAGGWGGREADLLYQHSFKGPAHRTISRINRQHQHLSSESGMCASGGSVYGAEGQYQNVLQRATSLHSLKSVGKGMDVPDGGRNSADSNEKLRGMHSLDMPTAVRYLLMCDTAMQVLGAAYIQHQCYHSSDAKKQVRLLKGVPALVQLFSSDSQEVQRYSTGATRNLIYENMDNKTELIEAGGIDKLLSALKEPDEELRKNITGILWNLSSKDSLKEKLARETLNELTQRVIVPLCSRRDSEMIHLSQSEADMFYNTTGCLRNLSSVNKRTRQKMRDMQGLVDSLVTYIENSLEDEKAKDKGIENAVCVLRNLSYQLYSEIPPSTLLQLEGCTRNRGSTEFEAIGCFIPLSKKAKEKSRLIRPGNILPVFNCPILRQNQELSTFSEVNKQPKGAEWLWHPHVVGLYNKVLQHCETNTATREAAVGALQNITAGETRWASLLSWVILEQEQMLPVILGLLKTPSALEIRSLTGLLRNISRNRRIQDDMATKVVNILVSKIPSDSFQKEPGSEVVVNICGTLNNLVAGSSLAARDIAYFDGLPKLVAIKSAHDNSPGNLNAAKAASTVLCNMFQYNKLHKDYKQKGFTREDFTDTI; the protein is encoded by the exons AACACAGTGGCACAATGGGATATAACACATGTGGTCCTGGATCCAGCTCTAACTTAGCAATACACAAACCAAGAACCAGGACCATGGTG ATGCCCCCTGGGTCCCAGTACTTGGGTGGGTCCTCGCCTCGATCAGTGGTGGAGTTAGGACCCAGATACAGAATCAGCCAGCCTCCAGTTAGCACGGCCTACCTTCACAGTGACAACAATCAGCTGGGTGGCTACCTAACTAGCCAGGCCACCAGGTCCACCATATCCAGATCCATGTGTCAGTCCGACCATGAGGTTCTGTCCCTAGATCTGGGAGCCCCGCATACCCTGTCTCACAAGCAACACAACCCACTGGCCAGCTGGGTGGCCCCCGATGGTATTGTCTCAGAGTGCCACTCCTACCATGGTGGAGGTATCCCTGCCCCTGGAATGATGCGTCGTACCCTAAGTGGAACTCTGGCACAAGCtggtgggtggggtgggagggaggCCGACCTGTTATACCAGCACTCTTTCAAAGGCCCTGCCCACCGCACTATCAGTCGCATCAACAGACAACATCAGCATCTGAGCTCAGAGTCAGGGATGTGTGCCAGTGGTGGCAGCGTGTATGGTGCTGAGGGTCAGTACCAGAATGTTTTGCAACGAGCTACATCCCTACACAGCCTAAAAAGTGTAGGAAAGGGTATGGATGTGCCTGATGGGGGCAGGAATTCAGCTGACAGCAATGAGAAACTCAGAGG AATGCACAGTTTAGACATGCCAACAGCAGTCAGATACCTGCTCATGTGTGACACAGCAATGCAGGTGCTAGGAGCAGCCTACATACAGCACCAGTGTTACCATAGCAGTGATGCCAAAAAACAG GTGCGTCTGCTGAAAGGTGTACCTGCTCTCGTGCAACTCTTCAGCAGTGACAGCCAGGAGGTCCAGCGCTACTCTACCGGTGCTACACGCAACCTCATCTATGAGAACATGGACAACAAAACTGAACTTATTGAGGCCGGGGGGATAGACAAACTTCTCAGTGCGCTGAAAGAACCAGATGAAGAGCTTCGAAAAAATATAACCG gaATTTTGTGGAACCTGTCATCTAAGGACAGCCTGAAGGAGAAACTGGCCCGAGAGACATTGAATGAGCTCACACAGAGGGTGATTGTGCCCCTGTGCAGTAGAAGAGATTCAGAGATGATCCATCTGAGTCAATCTGAGGCAGATATGTTCTACAACACCACTGGCTGTTTAAG AAACCTGAGCTCAGTGAACAAGAGGACGAGGCAGAAGATGAGAGACATGCAAGGGCTGGTGGACTCTCTAGTGACCTACATCGAGAACTCCCTAGAGGATGAGAAGGCAAAGGACAAA GGTATAGAGAACGCAGTGTGTGTCCTAAGGAACCTATCTTATCAGTTGTATAGTGAGATCCCCCCCTCTACTCTACTGCAGTTGGAGGGCTGTACACGAAACAGAGGCTCTACTGAGTTTGAAGCCATTGGCTGTTTTATCCCACTGAGCAAGAAGGCAAAAGAG aaatcgagactcatcagaccaggcaacattcttccagtcttcaactgtccaattttg CGACAGAACCAGGAACTGTCCACCTTCTCTGAGGTTAATAAGCAACCAAAGGGGGCAGAGTGGCTGTGGCATCCCCATGTGGTTGGGCTGTACAACAAAGTGCTGCAGCACTGTGAGACCAACACAGCCACGCGAGAGGCTGCAGTCGGTGCTCTCCAGAACATCACGGCTGGAGAGACGAGG TGGGCATCATTGCTGAGTTGGGTGATTCTGGAGCAGGAGCAGATGCTGCCTGTGATTTTAGGCCTCCTGAAGACACCCAGTGCCCTGGAGATCCGCTCCCTCACTGGCCTCCTTAGGAACATTTCCCGAAACAGAAGGATCCAGGATGACATGG CTACAAAGGTTGTGAACATTCTGGTGAGCAAGATCCCCAGCGATAGCTTCCAAAAGGAACCTGGCAGTGAAGTGGTTGTCAACATATGTGGTACCCTCAACAACCTGGTTGCAGGCAGCTCACTAGCTGCGAGAGACATTGCATACTTTGATGGACTCCCCAAACTTGTTGCAATCAAGTCTGCTCATGACAACAG CCCAGGAAACCTGAACGCTGCAAAGGCTGCCTCCACGGTACTCTGCAACATGTTCCAATACAACAAGCTGCATAAAGACTATAAACAA AAAGGGTTCACGAGGGAAGACTTCACTGACACCATTTAG
- the pkp3b gene encoding plakophilin-3 isoform X2, producing the protein MSAKVFSDSCLLSARQHNTSVTTYAVPSDVQLGPEGSISDELARAKRVQQQVQLRLAERRSSSRTRLNGSHCTPPEHSGTMGYNTCGPGSSSNLAIHKPRTRTMVMPPGSQYLGGSSPRSVVELGPRYRISQPPVSTAYLHSDNNQLGGYLTSQATRSTISRSMCQSDHEVLSLDLGAPHTLSHKQHNPLASWVAPDGIVSECHSYHGGGIPAPGMMRRTLSGTLAQAGGWGGREADLLYQHSFKGPAHRTISRINRQHQHLSSESGMCASGGSVYGAEGQYQNVLQRATSLHSLKSVGKGMDVPDGGRNSADSNEKLRGMHSLDMPTAVRYLLMCDTAMQVLGAAYIQHQCYHSSDAKKQVRLLKGVPALVQLFSSDSQEVQRYSTGATRNLIYENMDNKTELIEAGGIDKLLSALKEPDEELRKNITGILWNLSSKDSLKEKLARETLNELTQRVIVPLCSRRDSEMIHLSQSEADMFYNTTGCLRNLSSVNKRTRQKMRDMQGLVDSLVTYIENSLEDEKAKDKGIENAVCVLRNLSYQLYSEIPPSTLLQLEGCTRNRGSTEFEAIGCFIPLSKKAKERQNQELSTFSEVNKQPKGAEWLWHPHVVGLYNKVLQHCETNTATREAAVGALQNITAGETRWASLLSWVILEQEQMLPVILGLLKTPSALEIRSLTGLLRNISRNRRIQDDMATKVVNILVSKIPSDSFQKEPGSEVVVNICGTLNNLVAGSSLAARDIAYFDGLPKLVAIKSAHDNSPGNLNAAKAASTVLCNMFQYNKLHKDYKQKGFTREDFTDTI; encoded by the exons AACACAGTGGCACAATGGGATATAACACATGTGGTCCTGGATCCAGCTCTAACTTAGCAATACACAAACCAAGAACCAGGACCATGGTG ATGCCCCCTGGGTCCCAGTACTTGGGTGGGTCCTCGCCTCGATCAGTGGTGGAGTTAGGACCCAGATACAGAATCAGCCAGCCTCCAGTTAGCACGGCCTACCTTCACAGTGACAACAATCAGCTGGGTGGCTACCTAACTAGCCAGGCCACCAGGTCCACCATATCCAGATCCATGTGTCAGTCCGACCATGAGGTTCTGTCCCTAGATCTGGGAGCCCCGCATACCCTGTCTCACAAGCAACACAACCCACTGGCCAGCTGGGTGGCCCCCGATGGTATTGTCTCAGAGTGCCACTCCTACCATGGTGGAGGTATCCCTGCCCCTGGAATGATGCGTCGTACCCTAAGTGGAACTCTGGCACAAGCtggtgggtggggtgggagggaggCCGACCTGTTATACCAGCACTCTTTCAAAGGCCCTGCCCACCGCACTATCAGTCGCATCAACAGACAACATCAGCATCTGAGCTCAGAGTCAGGGATGTGTGCCAGTGGTGGCAGCGTGTATGGTGCTGAGGGTCAGTACCAGAATGTTTTGCAACGAGCTACATCCCTACACAGCCTAAAAAGTGTAGGAAAGGGTATGGATGTGCCTGATGGGGGCAGGAATTCAGCTGACAGCAATGAGAAACTCAGAGG AATGCACAGTTTAGACATGCCAACAGCAGTCAGATACCTGCTCATGTGTGACACAGCAATGCAGGTGCTAGGAGCAGCCTACATACAGCACCAGTGTTACCATAGCAGTGATGCCAAAAAACAG GTGCGTCTGCTGAAAGGTGTACCTGCTCTCGTGCAACTCTTCAGCAGTGACAGCCAGGAGGTCCAGCGCTACTCTACCGGTGCTACACGCAACCTCATCTATGAGAACATGGACAACAAAACTGAACTTATTGAGGCCGGGGGGATAGACAAACTTCTCAGTGCGCTGAAAGAACCAGATGAAGAGCTTCGAAAAAATATAACCG gaATTTTGTGGAACCTGTCATCTAAGGACAGCCTGAAGGAGAAACTGGCCCGAGAGACATTGAATGAGCTCACACAGAGGGTGATTGTGCCCCTGTGCAGTAGAAGAGATTCAGAGATGATCCATCTGAGTCAATCTGAGGCAGATATGTTCTACAACACCACTGGCTGTTTAAG AAACCTGAGCTCAGTGAACAAGAGGACGAGGCAGAAGATGAGAGACATGCAAGGGCTGGTGGACTCTCTAGTGACCTACATCGAGAACTCCCTAGAGGATGAGAAGGCAAAGGACAAA GGTATAGAGAACGCAGTGTGTGTCCTAAGGAACCTATCTTATCAGTTGTATAGTGAGATCCCCCCCTCTACTCTACTGCAGTTGGAGGGCTGTACACGAAACAGAGGCTCTACTGAGTTTGAAGCCATTGGCTGTTTTATCCCACTGAGCAAGAAGGCAAAAGAG CGACAGAACCAGGAACTGTCCACCTTCTCTGAGGTTAATAAGCAACCAAAGGGGGCAGAGTGGCTGTGGCATCCCCATGTGGTTGGGCTGTACAACAAAGTGCTGCAGCACTGTGAGACCAACACAGCCACGCGAGAGGCTGCAGTCGGTGCTCTCCAGAACATCACGGCTGGAGAGACGAGG TGGGCATCATTGCTGAGTTGGGTGATTCTGGAGCAGGAGCAGATGCTGCCTGTGATTTTAGGCCTCCTGAAGACACCCAGTGCCCTGGAGATCCGCTCCCTCACTGGCCTCCTTAGGAACATTTCCCGAAACAGAAGGATCCAGGATGACATGG CTACAAAGGTTGTGAACATTCTGGTGAGCAAGATCCCCAGCGATAGCTTCCAAAAGGAACCTGGCAGTGAAGTGGTTGTCAACATATGTGGTACCCTCAACAACCTGGTTGCAGGCAGCTCACTAGCTGCGAGAGACATTGCATACTTTGATGGACTCCCCAAACTTGTTGCAATCAAGTCTGCTCATGACAACAG CCCAGGAAACCTGAACGCTGCAAAGGCTGCCTCCACGGTACTCTGCAACATGTTCCAATACAACAAGCTGCATAAAGACTATAAACAA AAAGGGTTCACGAGGGAAGACTTCACTGACACCATTTAG